From a single Desulfovibrio sp. ZJ209 genomic region:
- a CDS encoding NirD/YgiW/YdeI family stress tolerance protein, producing the protein MKYLRTLAILAALAAPLAFALPAQSATMDKAAGGFSGPVSGAQADTVAKALTLGDDAPVVLTGNIVSQVAGKKDKFIFKDATGEVRMEIDRKVFAGQSVTPENTVRIVGKVDKDLGKDVKIEAKSLEIVK; encoded by the coding sequence ATGAAATACCTGCGTACCCTCGCCATCCTCGCCGCGCTGGCGGCGCCCCTTGCCTTTGCCCTGCCCGCCCAGTCCGCCACCATGGACAAGGCCGCGGGCGGCTTCTCCGGCCCGGTGAGCGGCGCCCAGGCCGACACCGTGGCCAAGGCCCTGACCCTCGGCGATGACGCCCCGGTGGTGCTCACCGGCAACATCGTCTCGCAGGTGGCGGGCAAGAAAGACAAGTTCATCTTCAAGGACGCCACGGGCGAAGTGCGCATGGAGATCGACCGCAAGGTCTTCGCCGGCCAGAGCGTGACCCCCGAGAACACCGTGCGCATCGTGGGCAAGGTGGACAAGGACCTCGGCAAGGACGTGAAGATCGAGGCCAAGTCGCTTGAAATCGTGAAGTAA